A genome region from Corvus hawaiiensis isolate bCorHaw1 chromosome 4, bCorHaw1.pri.cur, whole genome shotgun sequence includes the following:
- the SMIM30 gene encoding small integral membrane protein 30 — MPSTENTSKLFLVLVSLLLVLPVVEAVDAGDTIAFLLGLAVSVVGFCACLGLYARRRNGQQ, encoded by the coding sequence ATGCCTTCAACCGAGAACACCTCAAAACTTTTCCTGGTCCTGGTGtcactgctgctggtgctgccagtAGTTGAAGCCGTGGATGCAGGAGATACCATTGCCTTCCTTCTAGGCCTCGCTGTCAGTGTCGTCGGATTCTGCGCCTGCCTTGGCTTGTATGCAAGGAGAAGGAATGGGCAGCAGTGA